The Candidatus Methylomirabilota bacterium genome segment GGACTCCCGGGTACTATGACCCCTACGGACACTGGATCTCTGGCTACCCCCAGTATGTCTGTAACCCATACGGCTACTGATTACGCGGTCTCGACTTGACGGCCACTGGTTGGCATGACACTCAACGACTTCAAGGAGGTCACATCGATGGGCAAGAAAAAAGCTGTTACGGTAGCACTGGCGGTTGCGTTCAGTCTCTCTCTCCCGCTTTTCACCATCGCGGATGCGCAAGCTCAGGCCCTCACGCCAGAGGCGAAAGTGAGCCAGGCTCCGGCGAAGAGTAGGCAGGCGATCGCCGCGAAGAAGGGCCACAAGAGAACCGCCAAGAAGCATGTGAAAAGAGCGTCGCAGAAGAAGAGGACGGCGAAAAGAAAAACTCAGGGATAAGCGAGGCCGTATCGACGCCCATTCCCTATCTATCACGTTCGTGGCTGAGGACTTCGGGCGGTAGCGCATGGCTATCCACTTACACTTGTGAATATAGCTCCGTTTTGACCTTCTATAGTAGCCTCGGGCTGAAGGAACGTACGTACGGCCCTTTGGAGTTTACTGGACTCCAAAGGGCCGTACTGTTTTGAGAAGCTAAGGTAGCGTCTCTAAAATGCCTTTACATGCGTGCGTTCATCCTGAGCGCGGTAGGCTGGGTTGAGGAACGAAACCCAACTACAAAATGGTCATGCGACTATGTACAGGCGCGAGAATAGCTGGTGGGCCGTATTGTTTCACGATAAACGTGCCCGAGCGGGGTGAGTCCTCAGGGTCTGAATATTTAAGCCTCTACAAAGGAGCGGTGGTATTATAGAAGCTATGCCGAAGGACGACGATTTCATTACCGACCTTACCGCCCAGACCTCCTACGGCGGCTATCTTTGCCTCGCCGAGTTGCTCGCGGCGCAGCGCCCGCGCTCGTCGCACCACGACGAGATGCTCTTTATCATACAGCATCAGGTGTCTGAGCTGTGGATGAAACTCATGATCCATGAGCTCGAGGCCGCGATCGCGCACGTGTGCGCCGACCGCCTTGCGCCGTGCTTCAAGATCCTCGCGCGCGTGAAACAGGTACAGCGCCAGCTTTTCGAACAGTGGTCGGTGCTCGAGACGCTTACACCCTCTGAATACGTCGAATTCCGCGGCGTGCTGGGGCCTGCCTCAGGACTGCAGTCCTACCAGTTCCGTGCCATCGAGTTTCTGCTCGGCAACAAGAACGCGCGCTTCATCGAAGTGCATCGCCACGATGCGTCGGCTTACGAGCGGCTTGCGATGCTGCTCGCCTCGCCGAGCCTGTACGATGAATTCTTGCGCTACCTCGCGCGCCACGGCATGCCGGTACCGCCCGAGCGCGTCGAGCGCGACTGGTCGCAGCCCTACGAGAAGCACCCAGGCGTGACTGCCGTTTTCAAGACGATTTATCAGAACACGCAGGAGTTCTGGGCCGAGTACGACATGTGCGAAAAGCTCGTCGATGTCGAGGAGAACTTCCAGCTCTGGCGCTTCCGCCACGTGAAGACGGTGGAGCGCATCATCGGCTTCAAGCCGGGTACCGGCGGTACAGCAGGCGTCGCATTCCTACGCCAGACACTCGAGACCTCGCTCTTTCCAGAGTTAATCGATGTCCGCACCGAGATTCACTGAGGAGTACTTGCGGCGCTCGGTGTGGCCGCGTTTCTCGCGCGTGCTCGCCAGAGAGGA includes the following:
- a CDS encoding tryptophan 2,3-dioxygenase; the protein is MPKDDDFITDLTAQTSYGGYLCLAELLAAQRPRSSHHDEMLFIIQHQVSELWMKLMIHELEAAIAHVCADRLAPCFKILARVKQVQRQLFEQWSVLETLTPSEYVEFRGVLGPASGLQSYQFRAIEFLLGNKNARFIEVHRHDASAYERLAMLLASPSLYDEFLRYLARHGMPVPPERVERDWSQPYEKHPGVTAVFKTIYQNTQEFWAEYDMCEKLVDVEENFQLWRFRHVKTVERIIGFKPGTGGTAGVAFLRQTLETSLFPELIDVRTEIH